Genomic DNA from Fimbriimonas ginsengisoli Gsoil 348:
GGCGCCACTGGCCATGACGGTCGATTTCGACCGAAGCGAGCTGCAAGAAGCAATGCTGCGCGCAATGGGGCGCGAGGACGTCGTCCAGCTCGGGTTCGCGCTGCCCGACCCAGACCTTCTGCCGCACGAACGGCTGGCCCGGCTAACGTCTCGGGTCGCTCGGGAGCACCCGGAGGCGAGCTACGGTTACGGCCCGGTCTCCGGACACCGAGCCTTACGCGAGCAGATCGCACAGCGAACGTTCGTCGCAGGAGCGGCGGTGTCTCCGGACGAAATGGTAATTACCAGCGGTTGCCAAGAAGCGCTTTCGCTTGCGCTTCAGAGCGCGGTCCCTCGAGGCGGCGTGGTGGCCGTGGAGTCACCTTGCCACGCGGGGATTCTGCAGGCGATTTATCAGTCGGGCCTGCGCAGCCTCGAAATCGCGACCAGCACTCGGGATGGCATCTGCATCGAAGCATTGGAAGAAGCGGCATTAAACGGGATCGCCGCGGGCGATCCCATTCTCGGCTGTGTCGTCAGCCCAAACTTCCAGAACCCCCTTGGGTTTCTAATGTCGGACGCAGATAAGCAGCGCCTGGTCGACCTCTCCCGCCGATACGGCATGACCCTCATCGAGGACGACATCTACGGGGACCTGGGATACGAGGTCGAGCGTCCCCGCGTCCTTCGATCGTTCGAGGGGGGTGAGGACGTGCTCCTCTGCTCTTCATTTTCGAAGACATTGGCGCCCGGATACCGGATCGGATGGTGCATCGCCGGAAGAAGGCACGCCGACCTGCGGCGGCTGAAGTACGGGTTAAACGTGAGCGCTCCTTCCTTGCCCCAACTCGTGATCGCGGAATTCTTATCGAACGGAGGGTATGACCAGTACCTGCGAAGAGCCCGAAAGGCGTACGCGGCAAGCGTACACCGCATGGGCGATGCGATCGCCCGCGTCTTCCCCGCCGGCACCCGAATGACTCAGCCGCAGGGGAGTTTCGTGCTGTGGGTCGAGCTTCCGTCGGGTGCGGATGCCACTCGTCTGTATGGGGAAGCGCTCTCGAGGGGAATCCTCCTCGCCCCGGGCCGGCTCTTTAGCGCCCAAGACGGGTATGGCTCATGTGTGCGCCTCACCGCCAGCCAGTGGTCGAGCAAGGTAGACGAAGCGGTGACCGCGCTCGGAAAAATGCTCCGCGGGTAAATGGGCAACGAGGATTTCTCGCTCACGTACAATAAGAATGTGAGGGGCGAGGGTAGCTACACCGACTCCGAAGCCGAGCAGATCCTCCGGCTAGCGGCGAACCATTCGACGGGGGCCATCGACAAGTCGCGCCTACTGCAAATGGCAGACGAGCTCGGCCTGTCCCACGAGGCGGTCCAACTTGCCGAACAGCAAGTAATTGCCGAGCGAACCGCCATTGCGGAACGGACGGAATTCGACGTTCAGCATCGCAAGGCGTTCTTCAGCCACCTCACCAGCTATCTGGTCTCGTGCGGGGGCATGGTTCTCTTCAACCTCGTCACCGACCATCACATCACCTGGGCGATTTGGCCCATCATCGGGTGGGGGATCGGTATCGCGTTCCATATCCACGAAACCTTTGCCAAGGGCAGCGAAGACTACGAGGAAGAGTTTCAAAAGTGGAGAACCAAGCGAGGACTATCACGCACGACGGGAAGCGTCACTCCCGCCCACCAAGCCTTGGAACAACCACTCGAAAACATCCTCCTTCGCGACAACCTTACTAAGATCGAGGCGATTAAGCGCCTCCGCGAAGAAACCGGCTCGACCCTCAAAGACGCAAAAGACGCGGTTGAGATGTACGAACGGATCCATCCGGGATCCATCCGCAGCTAGCACCCGGACCTTTGGCGCATTCCGCGCCACTTCGCGCATCCCCGGCTATCCCTAGCCCCGTGTAACTAGCGGCGCTCCTACCGGCTCGACCGGCGGACGCCACTGGACCATATGCGGAAGTGGAGTTCTCTCTTTGTCGGGGCCGTGGCAGCGGCCACTGCCTCGTACCAACCGTTTCGGCCGGCGATAGTCGTCGGCGATTCGATGAGACCGGCGCTCAGCCCGTTCCAGCTCTTGTGGGTGAACACCCGGTTTGGACCGGTGGAGCGGGGTGACGTGGTCGTGATCAACCAAAACGGTGAGGAGATCGTCAAGCGAGTCGCCGCTCTGGAAGGAGATCGAGTCACCCGGTATTGGGAGCAAGGCGAATGGATCTTGCCGAGCGTGCCCGAGGCGGAGAGCTTTTTCCGGCGCGCCGGAATCCCGCACCGAACCACGACCATTCCGCACGGAACGGTGTTCGTACTGGGAGATAA
This window encodes:
- a CDS encoding PLP-dependent aminotransferase family protein; amino-acid sequence: MAMVVDSLRLYERLAATVRGQIETRTFRPGDRLPSVRELSRSSGVSVSTVLDAYRLLEDQGLIRPRPQSGYYVRATFSPRAAEPSRSAPLAMTVDFDRSELQEAMLRAMGREDVVQLGFALPDPDLLPHERLARLTSRVAREHPEASYGYGPVSGHRALREQIAQRTFVAGAAVSPDEMVITSGCQEALSLALQSAVPRGGVVAVESPCHAGILQAIYQSGLRSLEIATSTRDGICIEALEEAALNGIAAGDPILGCVVSPNFQNPLGFLMSDADKQRLVDLSRRYGMTLIEDDIYGDLGYEVERPRVLRSFEGGEDVLLCSSFSKTLAPGYRIGWCIAGRRHADLRRLKYGLNVSAPSLPQLVIAEFLSNGGYDQYLRRARKAYAASVHRMGDAIARVFPAGTRMTQPQGSFVLWVELPSGADATRLYGEALSRGILLAPGRLFSAQDGYGSCVRLTASQWSSKVDEAVTALGKMLRG
- a CDS encoding 2TM domain-containing protein — protein: MRGEGSYTDSEAEQILRLAANHSTGAIDKSRLLQMADELGLSHEAVQLAEQQVIAERTAIAERTEFDVQHRKAFFSHLTSYLVSCGGMVLFNLVTDHHITWAIWPIIGWGIGIAFHIHETFAKGSEDYEEEFQKWRTKRGLSRTTGSVTPAHQALEQPLENILLRDNLTKIEAIKRLREETGSTLKDAKDAVEMYERIHPGSIRS
- the lepB gene encoding signal peptidase I, whose translation is MRKWSSLFVGAVAAATASYQPFRPAIVVGDSMRPALSPFQLLWVNTRFGPVERGDVVVINQNGEEIVKRVAALEGDRVTRYWEQGEWILPSVPEAESFFRRAGIPHRTTTIPHGTVFVLGDNRTVSVDSRVFGPVPIASIRGKVEGATKEIGQPGIDRGLVASAEGRSERTPGREAYPMGTLHAAANDLRTFPPTGNF